A window of the Halorussus pelagicus genome harbors these coding sequences:
- a CDS encoding DUF7269 family protein has protein sequence MIPRLLGRASAKLQQRRTLAVIGGGSLALAVGVAFLPWLFPAAVFRPLSTVLASPASIFVVAGAAGLLGMQALRASATPASDDENDRLAEWAPAREPERAYFEEHRTTGEQIDSVFNANREDTRKFSSRRRTAQNRIRETAIAVVADAERIDEERAAERISAGSWTDDPRAAAFLGGRHLAPLRTRIRDWASGERFERWATHAVEAIDAIDQGETANGGESSEASRFDGGPHRFDSELDDLADDTDNLAGESERFARETERDREVAR, from the coding sequence GTGATTCCGCGACTGCTCGGCCGAGCGAGCGCGAAACTCCAACAGCGCCGGACGCTCGCCGTCATCGGCGGCGGGTCGCTGGCGCTGGCGGTCGGCGTCGCCTTCCTGCCGTGGCTGTTTCCGGCCGCCGTCTTCCGGCCGCTCTCGACGGTTCTCGCCTCGCCCGCCTCGATTTTCGTCGTCGCCGGAGCCGCCGGACTTCTCGGCATGCAGGCGCTCCGAGCGAGCGCGACCCCGGCGAGCGACGACGAGAACGACCGGCTCGCCGAGTGGGCGCCCGCGAGAGAACCGGAGCGGGCCTACTTCGAGGAGCATCGGACCACCGGCGAGCAGATAGATTCGGTGTTCAACGCGAACCGCGAGGACACCCGGAAGTTCAGTTCGCGCCGCCGGACTGCCCAGAATCGCATCCGGGAGACCGCAATCGCGGTGGTCGCCGACGCCGAGCGAATCGACGAGGAGCGCGCGGCCGAGCGCATCAGCGCGGGGTCGTGGACCGACGACCCCCGCGCGGCGGCTTTCCTCGGCGGGCGACATCTCGCGCCGCTCCGGACCCGAATCCGGGACTGGGCCAGCGGCGAGCGCTTCGAGCGGTGGGCGACCCACGCGGTCGAAGCAATCGACGCCATCGACCAAGGGGAGACCGCGAACGGCGGCGAAAGCAGCGAAGCAAGCCGCTTCGACGGCGGCCCGCACAGGTTCGATAGCGAACTGGACGACCTCGCCGACGACACAGACAACCTCGCGGGCGAATCCGAAAGATTCGCCCGCGAGACCGAGCGCGACCGGGAGGTGGCGCGATGA
- a CDS encoding ribonucleotide-diphosphate reductase subunit beta: MIIDDDKTDPNKILPIEYDWAREYYRAGIDNNWVPEEIPMGEDATQWNGDALSDAERRLVEWNLGFFSTAESLTANNIVLAIYEYITSPECRQYLLRQAYEEAIHTDTFIYCCDSLGLDPDYVYGMYDDVPSIEQKDEFVVDMTESILDDDFELRTDEDVREFLRDLVGFYVVMEGIFFYAGFAMMLGLKRQNKMVGIGQQFEYIMRDESVHLAFGVDLINTIREENPGVWTDEFGDEIAAMIEEAVELEQIYAREACPDEILGMGPEQFAEYVEYVADRRLRQLDLPESYGTDNPFPWMSEATDLNKEKNFFETQVTEYRSGGSLDW; this comes from the coding sequence ATGATTATTGACGACGACAAAACCGACCCGAACAAGATACTGCCCATCGAGTACGACTGGGCGCGCGAGTATTACCGCGCCGGAATCGACAACAACTGGGTGCCCGAGGAGATTCCGATGGGCGAGGACGCGACCCAGTGGAACGGCGACGCGCTCTCGGACGCCGAGCGCCGACTGGTCGAGTGGAACCTCGGGTTCTTCTCGACCGCCGAGTCGCTGACCGCCAACAACATCGTGCTGGCCATCTACGAGTACATCACCAGTCCCGAGTGTCGCCAGTACCTCCTGCGGCAGGCCTACGAGGAGGCCATCCACACCGACACGTTCATCTACTGCTGTGACTCGCTCGGTCTCGACCCCGACTACGTCTACGGGATGTACGACGACGTACCGTCCATCGAGCAGAAAGACGAGTTCGTCGTGGATATGACCGAGTCCATCCTCGACGACGACTTCGAACTCCGGACCGACGAGGACGTGCGCGAGTTCCTCCGGGATTTGGTCGGGTTCTACGTCGTCATGGAGGGCATCTTCTTCTACGCGGGGTTCGCCATGATGCTCGGACTCAAGCGCCAGAACAAGATGGTCGGCATCGGCCAGCAGTTCGAGTACATCATGCGCGACGAGTCGGTCCACCTCGCGTTCGGCGTGGACCTCATCAACACCATCCGCGAGGAGAACCCCGGCGTCTGGACCGACGAGTTCGGCGACGAAATCGCCGCGATGATTGAGGAGGCCGTTGAACTCGAACAGATTTACGCCCGCGAGGCCTGCCCCGACGAGATTCTGGGCATGGGTCCCGAGCAGTTCGCCGAGTACGTCGAATACGTCGCGGACCGCCGCCTCCGGCAACTCGACCTGCCCGAGTCCTACGGCACGGATAATCCCTTCCCGTGGATGTCCGAGGCGACCGACCTCAACAAGGAGAAGAACTTCTTCGAGACGCAGGTCACGGAGTACCGCTCCGGCGGCTCCTTAGACTGGTAA
- a CDS encoding CopG family ribbon-helix-helix protein: MRTSLNIPDDVLAAFDETWQAEGLDSRSRAVREAMREYVESHAELEAVEGEMLAVLAYDYEHDAVVHDLHAVQHEFGEVITATNHVHRGDWCMETAFCEGPAEQVRELVYRLRDFDAVARVKVTVLSADRE; encoded by the coding sequence ATGCGAACGAGTCTCAATATTCCCGACGACGTACTCGCGGCCTTCGACGAGACGTGGCAGGCCGAGGGGTTGGACTCTCGCTCGCGCGCGGTCCGCGAGGCCATGCGCGAGTACGTCGAGTCCCACGCCGAACTCGAAGCCGTCGAGGGCGAGATGCTGGCGGTGCTGGCCTACGACTACGAACACGACGCGGTGGTCCACGACCTCCACGCGGTCCAACACGAGTTCGGCGAGGTCATCACCGCGACCAACCACGTCCATCGGGGCGACTGGTGCATGGAGACCGCGTTCTGCGAGGGTCCCGCCGAGCAGGTCCGAGAACTGGTCTATCGACTCCGGGACTTCGACGCCGTGGCGCGCGTGAAAGTGACGGTTCTGAGTGCGGACCGGGAGTAG
- a CDS encoding DUF4129 domain-containing protein yields the protein MSRERRRAALAALCVLAVALAATLLPASGFGSQPAGVGVGGDAADAPGGGGTDAPRQTTEATAPPATTAQDAETTTSDGGDETTTTTTTTATTTTTGTAPSGSSPFAGADLFVTAATGLFGLVGLLALVGFSTGVLEVSSRAAGALPFTLTIGGTPLGALVGRIPARTMATIVALSSSVPRLLDDAASLAGAVGRSLGSVLGAAGRGTAEAFRIGAKGLALTVTSIPRALAGLSAGLGVFSGLGNVSMPSLGRGGSDDGDDRNRSTSSDEQADPVPPTVEEAWETMRDRVPVRNRRARTPGEVARAAARRGFPDEAVRRLTDSFREVRYGDLPRDERTDSARSALDRLRDYWRGDEK from the coding sequence GTGTCCCGCGAACGCCGCCGCGCCGCCCTCGCCGCCCTCTGCGTCCTCGCGGTCGCCCTCGCCGCCACCCTCCTGCCCGCCAGCGGTTTCGGGAGTCAACCCGCTGGCGTCGGGGTCGGTGGCGACGCCGCGGACGCCCCCGGCGGAGGCGGCACCGACGCGCCCCGACAGACCACCGAAGCGACCGCTCCGCCCGCCACGACGGCGCAGGACGCCGAGACGACCACGTCCGACGGCGGAGACGAAACGACGACTACGACGACGACCACGGCCACGACAACGACGACCGGGACCGCGCCCAGCGGTTCCAGTCCGTTCGCCGGAGCCGACCTGTTCGTGACGGCCGCCACCGGACTGTTCGGACTGGTCGGTCTCCTCGCGCTCGTCGGGTTCTCCACTGGCGTCCTCGAAGTCAGCAGTCGGGCCGCCGGAGCGCTCCCGTTTACGCTCACCATCGGCGGGACGCCCCTTGGCGCGCTCGTCGGGCGGATACCGGCTCGGACGATGGCGACAATTGTGGCCCTCTCATCGTCGGTTCCGCGACTGTTGGACGATGCCGCGTCGCTCGCCGGAGCGGTCGGCCGAAGCCTCGGGAGCGTCCTCGGGGCCGCCGGACGCGGCACCGCCGAGGCGTTCCGAATCGGCGCGAAGGGTCTCGCGCTGACCGTCACGTCGATTCCGCGCGCGCTCGCCGGACTGAGCGCGGGTCTCGGCGTCTTCTCCGGTCTCGGCAACGTCAGCATGCCGAGCCTGGGTCGCGGCGGGAGCGACGACGGCGACGACCGAAATCGCTCGACTTCATCCGACGAGCAGGCCGACCCGGTCCCGCCCACCGTCGAAGAGGCGTGGGAAACTATGCGCGACCGCGTGCCAGTCCGGAACCGGCGCGCTCGGACACCGGGCGAAGTCGCGCGGGCCGCCGCCCGTCGGGGGTTCCCCGACGAGGCCGTCCGGCGACTCACCGACTCCTTCCGGGAGGTCCGATACGGCGACCTCCCCCGAGACGAGCGAACCGACTCGGCGCGCTCGGCGCTCGACCGACTCCGCGACTACTGGCGGGGTGACGAGAAGTGA
- a CDS encoding heavy metal translocating P-type ATPase: MARTAHLDIRGMSCANCSGTVEDALSELDGIDSANVNFATDEGSVEYDPEVVSLADIYGAIEDAGYDPVAQQVTIGISGMSCANCSETNEQALEATPGVVSAEVNYATDEGTVRYNPNDADLDALYDAIESAGYEPVRENDSDADGETSGDRRQDARKAEIRRQRNLTLLGAVLSAPLVFFMLEHFLFDDLLKGDLLGIPLGLVMFGLATPVQYFLGKEFYENSYKAVVVNRTANMDVLIALGSSTAYFYSVAVLLDLVAGSYYFDTAALILVFITLGNYLEARSKGQASDALRKLLEMEADTATVVRDGDEVEIPVEDVAVGDLMVVRPGEKIPTDGVVREGDSAVDESMVTGESVPVEKSPGDDVVGATVNENGVLKVEATKVGSETALQQIVQLVKEAQSRQPEIQQVADRISAYFVPVVITNALVWGALWFLFPDALAGFVQSLPLWELVAGGPELAGGTISVFEFAIVVFASAVLIACPCALGLATPAATMVGTSIGAQNGVLFKGGDVLERVRDVDTVVFDKTGTLTEGEMRLTDVVALGPAADGGAVTHPEADEEFVLAAAASAEKGSEHPLAKAIVEGAQERGLTIEDPENFENVPGHGVRATTSHGEVLVGNRKLMDDEGIDSSRAEEPMERLEREGKTAMLVSVDGELVGVVADADTVKESAKEAVAGLRETDREVMMITGDNERTARAVAEQVGIDPENVRAEVLPEDKADAVESIQSEGREAMMVGDGVNDAPALAAAYVGAAIGSGTDVAIEAADVTLMRDDPADVLKAIRVSEGTLAKIKQNLFWALGYNTAMIPLASLGLLQPVLAAGAMAFSSVSVLTNSLLFRKYTPDHDYELLGFLR; the protein is encoded by the coding sequence ATGGCGCGAACCGCACACCTCGACATACGAGGCATGAGTTGCGCCAACTGCTCGGGGACGGTCGAAGACGCCCTGAGCGAGTTGGACGGTATCGACTCGGCGAACGTCAACTTCGCCACCGACGAGGGGTCCGTCGAGTACGACCCCGAAGTCGTCTCGCTGGCCGACATCTACGGGGCTATCGAGGACGCGGGCTACGACCCGGTGGCCCAGCAGGTCACTATCGGCATCTCCGGGATGTCCTGTGCGAACTGTTCGGAGACCAACGAACAGGCGCTCGAAGCGACGCCGGGCGTCGTGAGCGCGGAGGTCAACTACGCGACCGACGAGGGGACCGTCCGGTACAACCCCAACGACGCCGACCTCGACGCGCTCTACGACGCCATCGAGTCGGCGGGCTACGAACCCGTCCGTGAGAACGACTCGGACGCCGACGGCGAGACCTCGGGCGACCGACGCCAGGACGCCCGAAAGGCCGAGATTCGCCGCCAGCGGAACCTGACGCTTCTGGGCGCGGTCCTCTCAGCACCGCTGGTCTTCTTCATGCTCGAACACTTCCTGTTCGACGACCTGCTCAAAGGCGACCTCCTCGGCATTCCGCTCGGGTTGGTCATGTTCGGTCTCGCAACCCCGGTCCAGTATTTCCTCGGCAAGGAGTTCTACGAGAACTCCTACAAGGCTGTCGTCGTGAACCGGACCGCGAACATGGACGTGCTGATTGCGCTCGGCTCTTCGACCGCGTACTTCTACAGCGTCGCGGTCCTGCTGGACCTCGTGGCGGGCAGTTACTACTTCGACACTGCCGCGCTCATCCTCGTGTTCATCACGCTCGGCAACTACCTCGAAGCGCGCTCGAAGGGCCAAGCCAGCGACGCCCTGCGCAAACTGCTGGAGATGGAGGCCGACACCGCCACCGTCGTCCGGGACGGCGACGAGGTGGAAATCCCGGTCGAGGACGTGGCGGTCGGCGACCTGATGGTCGTCCGGCCCGGCGAGAAGATTCCGACCGACGGCGTCGTCCGGGAGGGCGATAGCGCCGTTGACGAGTCGATGGTCACGGGCGAGTCGGTCCCCGTCGAGAAGTCGCCCGGCGACGACGTGGTCGGCGCGACGGTCAACGAGAACGGCGTCCTGAAGGTCGAAGCGACCAAGGTCGGTTCCGAGACGGCGCTCCAGCAGATCGTTCAACTCGTCAAGGAGGCCCAGAGCCGCCAACCCGAGATTCAGCAGGTCGCCGACCGAATCTCGGCGTACTTCGTCCCCGTGGTCATCACGAACGCGCTCGTCTGGGGCGCGCTCTGGTTCCTCTTCCCCGACGCGCTCGCCGGATTCGTCCAGTCGCTCCCGCTGTGGGAACTGGTCGCTGGCGGTCCCGAACTCGCGGGCGGCACCATCTCGGTCTTCGAGTTCGCAATCGTCGTGTTCGCCTCGGCGGTCCTCATCGCCTGTCCCTGCGCGCTCGGACTGGCGACTCCCGCCGCGACGATGGTCGGGACCTCCATCGGCGCGCAGAACGGCGTCCTGTTCAAGGGCGGCGACGTGCTCGAACGCGTCCGCGACGTGGACACCGTGGTCTTCGACAAGACCGGCACCCTGACGGAGGGCGAGATGCGCCTGACCGACGTGGTGGCGCTTGGTCCCGCGGCGGACGGCGGCGCAGTCACCCATCCCGAAGCGGACGAGGAGTTCGTCCTCGCGGCCGCCGCCAGCGCCGAGAAAGGGAGCGAACACCCCCTCGCGAAGGCAATCGTTGAGGGCGCACAAGAGCGGGGTCTCACCATCGAGGACCCCGAGAATTTCGAGAACGTGCCCGGCCACGGCGTGCGCGCGACGACGAGTCACGGCGAGGTGCTGGTCGGCAACCGGAAACTGATGGACGACGAGGGTATCGATAGCTCGCGGGCCGAGGAACCGATGGAACGCCTCGAACGCGAGGGGAAGACGGCGATGCTCGTTTCCGTGGACGGCGAACTGGTGGGCGTCGTCGCCGACGCCGACACGGTGAAAGAGAGCGCCAAGGAGGCGGTCGCCGGACTCCGCGAGACCGACCGCGAGGTGATGATGATTACCGGCGACAACGAGCGCACGGCCCGCGCCGTCGCCGAGCAGGTCGGTATTGACCCCGAGAACGTCCGCGCGGAGGTCCTGCCCGAGGACAAGGCCGACGCCGTGGAGTCGATTCAGAGCGAGGGCCGCGAGGCGATGATGGTCGGCGACGGCGTGAACGACGCGCCCGCGCTCGCGGCGGCCTACGTCGGCGCGGCAATCGGGTCGGGTACCGACGTGGCCATCGAGGCCGCGGACGTGACGCTGATGCGCGACGACCCCGCGGACGTGCTGAAGGCCATCCGGGTCTCGGAAGGGACGCTGGCAAAGATAAAGCAGAACCTCTTCTGGGCGCTCGGCTACAACACCGCGATGATTCCGCTGGCCAGCCTCGGCCTACTCCAACCCGTGCTGGCGGCGGGCGCGATGGCGTTCTCCAGCGTGAGCGTCCTGACGAACAGTCTGCTCTTCCGCAAGTACACGCCCGACCACGACTACGAACTGCTCGGGTTCCTGCGGTAA
- a CDS encoding uracil-xanthine permease family protein has product MSGSDDADDPEPASFVEYGIEDRPPLGESILLGFQHYLTMIGATVAIPLALATAMGMPEGATARLIGTFFVASGIGTLAQTTIGNRYPIVQGGTFSMLAPALAIVGVLSAQNADWQTMLLYLQGAVIVAGATEMLIGYFGIMGWLKRYMSPVVIAPTIALIGLTLFNAPQITNPNLGAPGTGQNWWLLGLTLALIVGFSQYLDDYNRAFRLFPVLLGIGTAWVVAAALSVTGVFAEGSVSYVAVSSIFETRLVQPVAPFQWGVPKFRLSFVIGMMAGMVASAIESFGDYHSVARMAGKGAPSSKRIDHGIGMEGVGNALAGVMGTGNGLTSYTENVGAIGITGVASRYVVQIGAVTMLLVGYFGPVGQLFATIPDPIVGGLYVAMFGQIVAVGLSQLQFVDLNSNRNVFVVGFALFAGLAIPSYMSQVGSADAFREGMANVAVLGPALGTELVSTTVFVIGGTGMAVGGIVAFVLDNTIEGTREERGLTEMKAMTEDDSDFESFWDRFGSGGSEESARRAD; this is encoded by the coding sequence ATGAGCGGGAGCGACGACGCGGACGACCCCGAACCGGCAAGTTTCGTGGAGTACGGCATCGAGGACAGGCCGCCGCTCGGCGAGTCGATACTGCTCGGGTTCCAGCACTACCTGACGATGATCGGCGCGACGGTGGCGATTCCCCTCGCGCTGGCGACGGCGATGGGGATGCCCGAAGGAGCGACCGCGCGACTCATCGGCACGTTCTTCGTCGCCTCGGGGATCGGGACGCTGGCCCAGACCACCATCGGGAACCGCTACCCCATCGTGCAGGGGGGCACCTTCTCGATGCTCGCGCCCGCGCTCGCCATCGTCGGCGTCCTGAGCGCGCAGAACGCCGACTGGCAGACGATGTTGCTCTACCTGCAGGGTGCGGTCATCGTCGCCGGAGCGACCGAGATGCTCATCGGCTACTTCGGAATCATGGGGTGGCTCAAGCGGTACATGAGTCCGGTGGTCATCGCGCCGACCATCGCGCTCATCGGCCTGACGCTGTTCAACGCGCCACAGATTACGAACCCGAATCTGGGCGCGCCCGGCACGGGGCAGAACTGGTGGCTGCTCGGCCTGACGCTCGCGCTCATCGTCGGCTTCTCGCAGTACCTCGACGACTACAACCGGGCGTTTCGGCTCTTCCCGGTCCTGCTCGGCATCGGAACCGCGTGGGTCGTCGCCGCGGCGCTGTCGGTGACGGGCGTGTTCGCCGAGGGGTCCGTGAGCTACGTCGCGGTGTCGAGCATCTTCGAGACCCGACTCGTCCAACCTGTCGCGCCCTTCCAGTGGGGCGTCCCGAAGTTCCGCCTCTCGTTCGTCATCGGGATGATGGCGGGGATGGTCGCCTCGGCCATCGAGAGCTTCGGCGACTACCACTCGGTCGCCCGGATGGCGGGCAAGGGCGCGCCGAGTAGCAAGCGCATCGACCACGGCATCGGCATGGAGGGCGTCGGCAACGCTCTCGCGGGCGTGATGGGAACGGGCAACGGCCTGACCTCCTACACCGAGAACGTCGGCGCTATCGGCATCACGGGCGTCGCCTCGCGCTACGTCGTCCAAATCGGCGCGGTCACGATGCTGCTCGTGGGCTACTTCGGACCCGTGGGCCAGTTGTTCGCCACGATTCCCGACCCCATCGTCGGCGGTCTCTACGTCGCCATGTTCGGCCAAATCGTCGCGGTCGGTCTCTCGCAGTTGCAGTTCGTGGACCTCAACAGCAACCGGAACGTGTTCGTCGTCGGATTCGCGCTGTTCGCCGGACTGGCGATTCCGTCCTACATGTCTCAAGTCGGGAGCGCCGACGCCTTCCGCGAGGGGATGGCCAACGTGGCCGTCCTCGGCCCGGCTCTCGGCACGGAACTCGTCTCGACCACCGTCTTCGTCATCGGCGGCACGGGGATGGCGGTCGGCGGCATCGTCGCGTTCGTCCTCGACAACACCATCGAGGGGACCCGCGAGGAGCGCGGTCTGACCGAGATGAAGGCGATGACCGAGGACGACAGCGACTTCGAGTCGTTCTGGGACCGATTCGGCTCCGGCGGTAGCGAGGAGTCGGCGCGGCGCGCCGACTGA
- a CDS encoding acyl-CoA thioesterase has product MQQQSARRTATLDDSHTETTEILMPDDTNNLGRALGGSVLHWMDICGAISARRFSRRQVVTASMDHVDFLAPIDLGDVVVTEAYVFETGETSMEAKVNVYAERPSDEERRETASSFFTFVALDDEENAAAVPDLRCPTDEQEEKREQALAERARRREALAKKER; this is encoded by the coding sequence ATGCAACAGCAGTCGGCACGCCGGACCGCGACGTTGGACGACTCGCACACCGAGACGACCGAGATTCTGATGCCCGACGACACCAACAACCTCGGCCGGGCGCTGGGCGGGTCGGTCCTCCACTGGATGGACATCTGCGGAGCCATCTCCGCCCGGCGGTTCTCCCGCCGACAGGTCGTCACGGCGTCGATGGACCACGTTGACTTTCTGGCCCCCATCGACCTCGGCGACGTGGTGGTGACGGAGGCCTACGTCTTCGAGACGGGCGAGACCAGCATGGAGGCGAAGGTGAACGTCTACGCCGAGCGCCCGAGCGACGAGGAGCGCCGCGAGACGGCGAGTTCCTTTTTCACGTTCGTTGCGCTTGACGACGAGGAGAACGCCGCGGCGGTCCCGGACCTCCGGTGTCCGACCGACGAGCAGGAGGAGAAACGGGAGCAGGCGCTTGCAGAGCGAGCGCGACGGCGCGAGGCGTTGGCAAAGAAAGAGCGATAA
- a CDS encoding M48 family metalloprotease, translating to MSRDASPNPGPPDDANDASNADSTGIADSSGETLGLTHRIALTLALVLAADAAFVAVLAYLFRPWLVAVVGAGSASWLALVALVAPATLALAWAQLRYTRREALAAADARPVSETEYPDLHARVRRLAQTAGVTPPRVAVAETDVANSFTVGDLRDGTVVVSTGLLDALSESELDAVLAHELAHLQNRDAAVMTLATFLPALANDDYSFVADAPGPVRSLALGVAAIAGYAASTALVGAPPFSVASLVAFAGFVGFTVLFGGVALGLLALPVAVLSGYLSRYREFAADRAGALTAGDPAAMASALETLDADAPAHPTEDARASGVRELCFLPHGVVAPEESDGEDATEDPLSGLPIEVPTHPATAERVARLRDLAGESGDEYR from the coding sequence ATGTCACGAGACGCTTCCCCGAACCCCGGCCCGCCCGACGACGCCAACGACGCCAGCAACGCCGACTCAACCGGAATCGCCGACTCCTCCGGCGAGACGCTCGGCCTGACTCACCGCATCGCGCTCACGCTCGCGCTGGTGCTGGCCGCCGACGCGGCGTTCGTTGCCGTCCTCGCGTACCTGTTCCGGCCGTGGCTGGTCGCGGTGGTCGGAGCGGGGTCGGCGTCGTGGCTCGCGCTCGTGGCGCTCGTTGCGCCCGCGACGCTCGCACTCGCGTGGGCGCAACTCCGGTACACGCGCCGGGAGGCGCTCGCGGCGGCCGACGCCCGGCCGGTCTCGGAGACCGAGTACCCGGACCTCCACGCTCGCGTTCGCCGACTCGCCCAGACCGCGGGCGTGACCCCACCGCGGGTCGCCGTCGCGGAGACCGATGTAGCTAACAGCTTCACGGTCGGCGATTTGCGGGACGGAACCGTGGTCGTCTCGACCGGACTGCTCGATGCGCTCTCGGAGTCCGAACTTGACGCGGTGCTGGCCCACGAACTCGCGCACCTCCAGAACCGCGACGCGGCGGTGATGACGCTGGCCACCTTCCTTCCGGCGCTGGCCAACGACGACTACTCGTTCGTCGCCGACGCGCCGGGTCCCGTCCGGTCGCTCGCGCTCGGCGTCGCCGCAATCGCAGGCTACGCGGCCAGCACTGCATTGGTCGGCGCGCCGCCGTTCAGCGTCGCCTCGCTGGTCGCGTTCGCTGGGTTCGTCGGATTCACGGTGTTGTTCGGCGGGGTCGCGCTCGGCCTGCTGGCGCTCCCGGTCGCGGTTCTGAGCGGCTACCTCTCGCGCTATCGGGAGTTTGCGGCGGACCGTGCCGGGGCGCTGACCGCGGGCGACCCCGCGGCGATGGCCAGCGCCTTGGAGACGTTGGACGCCGACGCGCCCGCCCACCCCACCGAGGACGCGCGGGCCAGCGGCGTCCGGGAACTCTGTTTTCTACCTCACGGCGTCGTCGCGCCCGAGGAGTCGGACGGCGAGGACGCGACTGAGGACCCTCTTTCCGGCCTGCCAATCGAGGTGCCGACGCATCCGGCGACCGCGGAGCGAGTCGCGCGACTCCGGGACCTCGCGGGCGAGAGCGGCGACGAGTATCGGTAG
- a CDS encoding DUF58 domain-containing protein translates to MNLGIATPLVALRVFAVAHMEDFWTVRPGHDMLTREVFQAMSGGDGDGVDDDDSTDDDDASDASADDEPETSDETTDEEPTTEESTESDDQPPETRIGPRWDPGTTVALLAGAGGILTKNTTMFLAAAVGFAYAAYRYGTRAPEVSVAVERTISDRSPLPSDEVEVTLALRNEGEEPIPDLRIVDGVPEQLGVSTGSPRLCTSLQPGETAAFSYEVRARRGTHEFGETRLLARNVSASAERRRTCEAALADAHDSDETATITCETRADDVPLPAETSSYPGQLTTDSGGEGVEFYATREYQPSDPMSRIDWKRYAKTRELTTVDFRETRAATVVVVVDARTPAHVARRSGEPDAAELSEYAAERLAEAFARRNDRVGLALFGPSERYLEPGGDGQLARIRAELDATLEASDHGASMFDSNRRQRANESRFETLRKRLPDGAQVVFLSPMADDYAVEVAERFSAYGHAVTVVSPNVADSGTTGGTVERIERERRLSDLRGPVRVVDWSPDEPIRSAVSKATARWSG, encoded by the coding sequence ATGAATCTCGGCATCGCCACCCCGTTGGTCGCGCTCAGAGTCTTCGCAGTTGCCCACATGGAAGATTTCTGGACCGTGAGACCGGGCCACGATATGCTCACCCGAGAAGTCTTCCAAGCGATGAGCGGCGGCGACGGCGACGGAGTCGATGACGACGATTCGACAGACGATGACGACGCGAGCGACGCGTCGGCGGACGACGAACCGGAAACGAGCGACGAGACGACCGACGAAGAGCCGACCACCGAGGAATCGACCGAGAGCGACGACCAGCCGCCGGAGACCAGAATCGGCCCGCGGTGGGACCCCGGAACGACGGTGGCGCTCCTCGCGGGCGCTGGCGGCATCCTGACGAAGAACACGACGATGTTCCTCGCGGCCGCGGTCGGGTTCGCCTACGCGGCCTACCGCTACGGCACCCGAGCGCCGGAGGTCTCAGTGGCAGTCGAGCGCACCATTTCTGACCGGTCGCCCCTACCGAGCGACGAGGTGGAAGTCACGCTGGCGCTCCGAAACGAGGGCGAGGAGCCGATTCCTGACCTCCGAATCGTGGACGGCGTCCCCGAGCAACTGGGCGTCTCCACGGGGTCGCCCCGTCTCTGTACCAGCCTCCAACCCGGCGAGACGGCGGCGTTCTCCTACGAGGTCCGCGCGCGGCGCGGCACCCACGAGTTCGGCGAGACGCGACTGCTCGCCCGGAACGTCAGCGCGAGCGCCGAACGCCGGCGGACCTGCGAGGCCGCACTCGCCGACGCGCACGACTCCGACGAGACGGCCACGATAACCTGCGAGACACGGGCCGACGACGTGCCGCTCCCGGCCGAGACCTCCTCGTACCCCGGCCAACTCACGACCGACTCGGGCGGCGAGGGCGTGGAGTTCTACGCCACGCGCGAGTACCAGCCCTCTGACCCGATGAGCCGAATCGACTGGAAGCGCTACGCCAAGACCCGCGAGTTGACGACCGTGGACTTCCGGGAGACGCGCGCCGCGACGGTGGTCGTCGTCGTGGACGCACGGACGCCCGCCCACGTCGCGCGCCGGTCGGGCGAACCCGACGCCGCGGAACTGAGCGAGTACGCCGCCGAGCGACTCGCCGAGGCGTTCGCCCGGCGCAACGACCGCGTGGGACTGGCGCTGTTCGGCCCGAGCGAACGCTACCTCGAACCCGGCGGCGACGGGCAACTGGCCCGCATTCGCGCGGAACTCGACGCGACGTTGGAGGCGAGCGACCACGGCGCGAGTATGTTCGACTCGAACCGACGCCAGCGGGCCAACGAGTCCAGATTCGAGACGCTCCGCAAGCGACTCCCCGACGGCGCGCAGGTCGTCTTCCTCTCGCCGATGGCCGACGACTACGCGGTCGAAGTCGCCGAGCGATTCAGCGCCTACGGCCACGCCGTGACCGTCGTGAGTCCGAACGTGGCCGACTCGGGCACGACCGGCGGCACCGTCGAGCGAATCGAGCGCGAGCGACGACTCAGCGACCTGCGCGGCCCGGTTCGGGTCGTAGACTGGTCGCCCGACGAACCGATTCGAAGTGCGGTCTCGAAGGCGACAGCGAGGTGGTCAGGATGA